In the Podospora pseudocomata strain CBS 415.72m chromosome 5, whole genome shotgun sequence genome, one interval contains:
- a CDS encoding hypothetical protein (EggNog:ENOG503NUBW; COG:C), with the protein MSSVTIPTRKLGRNGPEIPAIGLGLMGLSIAYGNPGDESSRLAFLDHAWSIGCTNWDTADVYGDCEELLGKWFSLHPERREDIFLASKFALGGRTNEKGEFKFVIDSTPEYARQSIEKSLKRLGVEYLDLYYIHRTDGKTPIEKTAQALKELKEQGKIRAIGISECSSNTLRRASKIVPIDAVQVEYNPWQLDIENETGTHLLDTCRELGVTVFAYLPLGRGFLTGQIKSVNDFAADDFRRLVPRFSPENFPKNLEVVEKLGEIAKRKGCTTGQLALAWLMAQGSDIIPIPGTKKVKYLEENVASCNVTLSDEDVKEIRATIDNADVSGDRISPGFFDGLAADEQLYQDTPEL; encoded by the exons ATGTCTTCAGTTACCATTCCTACTCGCAAACTGGGCCGCAACGGCCCTGAGATTCCAGCCATCGGACTCGGCTTGATGGGCCTGAGCATCGCCTATGGAAACCCAGG AGACGAATCATCTCGCCTTGCCTTCCTCGACCATGCTTGGTCCATTGGCTGCACAAACTGGGACACGGCCGACGTGTACGGAGACTGCGAAGAACTCCTCGGCAAGTGGTTTTCCCTCCACCCCGAGCGCCGCGAGGACATTTTCCTCGCCTCCAAGTTCGCCCTCGGCGGCCGGACCAATGAGAAAGGGGAGTTCAAGTTTGTGATTGATTCCACCCCCGAGTACGCCCGACAGTCCATCGAGAAGAGCCTGAAGAGGCTCGGCGTGGAGTACCTTGACTTGTATTACATTCACCGCACGGATGGGAAGACGCCCATCGAGAAGACAGCGCAGGCGTtgaaggagttgaagga ACAAGGAAAAATCAGGGCAATCGGGATATCAGAATGCTCGTCCAACACCCTCCGCCGGGCTTCCAAGATTGTTCCGATCGACGCTGTTCAGGTGGAATACAACCCCTGGCAGCTTGATATTGAGAACGAGACCGGGACTCATCTGCTGGACACGTGTCGTGAGCTGGGTGTGACGGTCTTTGCTTACTTACCGCTGGGCAGGGGCTTCCTCACGGGCCAGATCAAGTCTGTCAATGATTTCGCCGCGGATGATTTCCGCCGGCTGGTTCCGAGGTTCAGCCCCGAGAACTTTCCCAAAAACCTTGAGGTCGTCGAGAAACTGGGCGAGATTGCAAAGAGGAAGG GCTGTACTACTGGCCAACTGGCACTGGCGTGGCTCATGGCGCAGGGGTCCGACATCATCCCTATCCCGGGGACCAAAAAGGTCAAGTATCTGGAAGAAAACGTGGCGTCCTGTAATGTGACGCTCTCGGACGAGGACGTCAAGGAGATCAGGGCCACCATCGACAACGCCGATGTCAGCGGGGACCGTATTTCTCCGGGCTTTTTTGATGGACTTGCAGCCGATGAGCAGCTCTATCAGGACACCCCTGAGCTATAA
- a CDS encoding hypothetical protein (COG:P; EggNog:ENOG503NU1M), whose protein sequence is MGTENDLDVEGQTEPPIRGLKSSKNTSASASSPTLAGTVRTAGTVSADSTPTLPGFTPESAHTLTVPDVSSLLETDSQNGLDNTEAARRLQQYGPNKVEGAKGLSLWTILLRQVSNSLTLVLVITMILSFAIDDHIEGGVIAAVILLNIVVGFVQDYRAEQTIQALYALSAPTCKVVRSGQTESIKAELLVPGDLVRLGVGDVVPADLRLVSSINLSTDEALLTGESLPVSKHAELILKDRDVPLGDRTNMVYSASTVTRGRAMGLVTATAMNTEVGKIAELLRTTRGKTVDEDSSMVKKIWTKFRNGLRVILGLDGTPLQVTLSKFALLLFGLAIMLAIIVFSVSKFNIDDEVLIYGICVAVAVIPESLIAVLTIATALGTRAMAKGNVVIRKLAALEAVGGVTNVCSDKTGTLTQGKMVAKSVWLADGTEITIQNTNHPFDPTSGDVRVGDVDWVLSEKERKTPAQLTSFLETVALCNNSAVTKADVAGPYTAIGEPTEIALQVLAMRFDSGKPQLTAGGSHGLLAEYPFDSSCKRMTVVCRADGSDDADSASAYAYTKGAIEAILPLMNASDALKAEIVTRAEALAALGLRVLCVARKPVDASLFSVEPKEGSEQSNNGLPERNTVECDLVFLGLAGLYDPPRVESAAAVAKCKEAGITVHMLTGDHVKTATAIAYEIGILSRDPSAAASSPNSIMVASAFDALTEAEIDAMPSLPLVLARCSPTTKVRMVEAMHRRKAFCVMTGDGVNDSPALKISDVGIAMGLNGSDVAKEAADMVLTDDNFASIVTAVEEGRRLFDNIQKFLLHLLISNIAQVILLLIGLAFKDNKGVSVFPLSPLEILWANLVTSSFLALGLGLEDAQPDVMQRPPHDLAVGIFTKELIIDKFVYGTAMGGLCLAAFTSVAYGVSGPDGLGELCNSDYSPACDLAFRARATTFATLTFLLLVTAWESKHFTRSLFNMHPEKYSGPLSVFKTIWQNKFLFGAVSAGFVICFPLVYLPVVNRTVFKHEAITWEWGIVAACVAAYILIVEAWKAGKRRRLAGVRNKKAVVGVEAA, encoded by the exons ATGGGGACAGAGAACGACCTTGACGTCGAGGGCCAGACGGAACCTCCTATACGTGGCCTAAAGAGTTCCAAAAACACTTCCGCTTCGGCgtcatcccccaccctcgccggcaCCGTCCGTACTGCCGGCACCGTCTCCGCTGACAGCACCCCGACTCTCCCGGGCTTCACCCCCGAGTCGGCTCATACCCTCACCGTCCCCGATGTCTCCTCTCTCCTCGAGACCGACAGCCA aAATGGACTCGACAATACCGAGGCTGCCCGTCGCCTGCAGCAGTATGGCCCTAACAAGGTTGAGGGTGCTAAGGGGCTATCCCTGTGGACGATTCTCCTAAGACAGGTGTCCAATAGTTTGACActtgtcctcgtcatcaccatGATCCTCTCCTTTGCCATCGACGACCACATCGAGGGCGGCGTCATTGCCGCCGTCATTCTGCTGAACATCGTCGTTGGCTTTGTCCAGGATTACCGTGCCGAGCAGACCATTCAGGCTCTGTATGCCTTGTCTGCGCCCACGTGCAAGGTTGTCCGGTCCGGCCAGACCGAGTCTATCAAGGCCGAGCTTCTGGTCCCCGGCGACCTTGTCCGCCTCGGCGTTGGAGATGTCGTCCCGGCAGATCTGCGCCTCGTAAGCAGCATCAACTTGTCCACCGATGAGGCACTGTTGACGGGCGAATCTCTCCCCGTCAGCAAGCATGCCGAGCTCATCCTCAAGGACCGTGATGTTCCTCTTGGTGACCGCACCAACATGGTGTATTCGGCCAGCACTGTCACCCGCGGCCGCGCCATGGGTCTTGTTACTGCCACGGCCATGAACACAGAGGTCGGCAAGATTGCCGAGCTCCTTCGGACCACCAGGGGCAAGACTGTCGATGAGGACAGCAGCATGGTCAAGAAGATCTGGACGAAATTCCGGAACGGCTTGCGTGTtatcctcggcctcgacggcaCCCCTCTCCAGGTCACGCTGAGCAAGTttgctcttctccttttcggTCTCGCCATCATGCTGGCCATCATTGTCTTCTCTGTCAGCAAGTTCAACATCGACGATGAGGTCCTCATCTACGGAATCTGCGTGGCTGTTGCCGTCATTCCCGAATCTCTCATTGCTGTGCTCACCATTGCCACGGCCCTCGGCACTCGTGCCATGGCCAAGGGCAATGTAGTGATTCGCAagctcgccgccctcgaggcCGTGGGCGGAGTGACCAACGTGTGCTCGGACAAGACGGGCACACTGACGCAGGGCAAGATGGTGGCCAAGAGCGTCTGGCTGGCTGACGGCACCGAGATCACCAttcaaaacaccaaccacccctttGACCCCACGAGCGGAGACGTCCGCGTGGGTGACGTTGACTGGGTCCTCtccgagaaggagaggaagacgCCCGCTCAGCTTACCTCATTCCTCGAGACAGTCGCCCTGTGCAACAACTCGGCCGTCACCAAGGCTGACGTCGCTGGCCCTTACACGGCCATCGGTGAGCCCACCGAGATCGCGCTGCAGGTTCTTGCCATGAGATTCGACTCTGGCAAGCCTCAGCTCACGGCGGGGGGCAGCCACGGATTGTTGGCCGAGTACCCCTTCGACTCGTCGTGCAAGAGAATGACGGTCGTCTGCCGCGCCGACGGCTCAGACGACGCAGACAGCGCCTCTGCATACGCTTACACCAAGGGTGCCATCGAGGCCATCCTGCCTCTGATGAACGCCTCGGACGCGCTCAAGGCCGAGATTGTCACCAGAGCCGAGGCTTTGGCAGCACTAGGTCTCCGTGTTCTCTGCGTCGCTCGGAAACCTGTCGACGCCTCGCTTTTCTCTGTCGAGCCCAAAGAGGGTTCGGAACAGAGTAACAACGGCCTCCCCGAGAGAAACACGGTCGAGTGCGACCTCGTCTTCTTGGGCCTGGCTGGTCTCTATGATCCTCCTCGTGTCGAGTCGGCTGCCGCGGTGGCCAAGTGCAAGGAAGCAGGCATCACGGTCCACATGCTTACTGGCGACCACGTCAagaccgccaccgccatcgccTACGAGATCGGCATCTTGTCTCGGGACCCTTCTGCGGCGGCTTCATCTCCCAACAGCATCATGGTTGCCAGCGCATTTGACGCCCTGACCGAAGCCGAAATCGACGCCATGCCTTCTTTGCCCCTGGTCCTTGCCAGATGCAGTCCTACCACCAAGGTCAGGATGGTGGAAGCCATGCATCGTCGCAAGGCCTTTTGTGTCATGaccggtgatggtgtcaaCGATTCCCCCGCCCTCAAGATCAGTGATGTTGGCATTGCCATGGGTCTGAACGGCAGTGACGTGGCCAAAGAAGCGGCCGACATGGTTCTCACCGACGATAACTTTGCCAGTATCGTCACTGCCGTGGAGGAAGGCCGTCGTCTTTTTGACAATATTCAAAAG ttcctcctccatctACTCATTTCCAACATCGCCCAGGTCATCCTACTTCTCATCGGTCTCGCCTTCAAAGACAACAAGGGCGTCTCCGTCTTCCCCTTGTCGCCGCTGGAAATCCTCTGGGCCAACCTCGTCACgtcttccttcttggccctcggcctcggcctgGAAGATGCCCAGCCGGATGTCATGCAGCGCCCGCCCCACGACCTGGCCGTCGGCATCTTCACCAAGGAGCTCATCATCGACAAGTTCGTCTACGGCACCGCCATGGGCGGGCTCTGTCTCGCAGCCTTCACCTCGGTGGCCTACGGCGTCTCTGGCCCCGACGGTCTGGGCGAGCTGTGCAACTCGGACTACTCGCCCGCTTGCGACCTTGCCTTTAGAGCCAGAGCCACCACCTTTGCCACCTTGACGTTCCTGCTGCTGGTCACTGCTTGGGAGTCGAAGCACTTCACCCGATCGCTCTTCAACATGCATCCAGAAAAGTATTCCGGTCCGTTGTCGGTGTTCAAGACCATCTGGCAGAACAAGTTCCTGTTCGGAGCCGTGTCCGCTGGCTTCGTCATTTGCTTCCCGCTCGTCTACCTCCCCGTCGTGAACCGGACCGTGTTCAAGCACGAGGCCATCACTTGGGAGTGGGGCATCGTGGCTGCTTGTGTGGCGGCCTACATCTTGATTGTTGAGGCGTGGAAGGctggaaagaggaggagactgGCGGGGGTGCGgaacaagaaggccgtggttggggttgaggctGCCTGA
- a CDS encoding hypothetical protein (COG:S; EggNog:ENOG503PBEX): MANDAENNKLTATAPDTNPATPADAAPTSPAKEPSSASSPTATTFPPARDDAPVSTAAAAAVVTIAEAEELQPDDSDEVDSVFDDGDSAIASLHSSTTSLRDELILQVKEHGRQYQGYLEAKYVLPMDEQELERLDFQCHLVWLTLDKQHSTAPIQNIQRALDVGCGTGIWAIEFADEHPEAEVLGVDLAPVQPQCVPPNLIFEVDDLEQPWNFTQRFDYIHCQLMIGAFQDWPKFFRQSREFLAGPNSYTEVHDIDFFIRCDDGTLPPDSPLAKWHELMHDAANKAGFPLDAINRVPDMMAEAGYVDIVARQVKWPINTWPRDPKHKELGKWAHENFSWGCESMSLALFTRVLRWSADEVRIFMASVRKDLRDRRLHAYWNFWVVYGRRG; the protein is encoded by the exons ATGGCCAACGATGCGGAGAACAACAAGCTAACAGCAACGGCCCCCGACACAAACCCCGCCACACCTGCCGACGCCGCCCCGACCAGTCCCGCAAAAGAGCCATCATCGGCTTCGAGCCCAACGGCAACCACCTTCCCACCGGCTCGGGACGATGCGCCCGTgagcaccgccgccgccgccgccgttgtcaCCATTGCCGAGGCAGAGGAGCTCCAACCAGAT GACTCAGATGAGGTTGACTCCGTTTTTGATGACGGAGATTCCGCCATTGCCAGTCTTCACTCATCCACCACTTCTCTTCGCGACGAATTGATCCTGCAGGTTAAGGAACATGGCAGGCAATACCAGGGTTACCTGGAAGCGA AGTATGTCCTTCCAATGGACGAG CAAGAGCTAGAACGATTGG ACTTCCAATGTCACTTGGTCTGGCTCACCCTGGACAAGCAGCACAGCACTGCCCCTATTCAGAACATTCAACGGGCCCTGGATGTGGGATGTGGCACAGGCATCTGGGCGATAGAGTTCG CTGATGAGCATCCCGAAGCAGAGGTGCTCGGCGTTGACCTTGCTCCGGTGCAGCCTCAGTGcgtccccccaaacctcatCTTTGAAGTCGACGACCTCGAGCAACCGTGGAACTTCACCCAGCGCTTCGACTACATCCACTGCCAGCTCATGATCGGCGCCTTCCAGGACTGGCCCAAATTCTTCCGCCAGTCTCGCGAGTTCCTTGCCGGCCCTAACAGCTACACCGAGGTTCACGACATCGACTTCTTCATCCGCTGCGACGACGgcaccctccctcccgacTCACCCCTGGCGAAGTGGCACGAGCTGATGCACGATGCCGCCAACAAAGCTGGGTTTCCCCTGGACGCCATCAACAGAGTGCCGGACATGATGGCCGAGGCAGGGTACGTGGACATCGTGGCCAGGCAGGTCAAGTGGCCGATCAACACATGGCCTAGAGATCCAAAGCACAAGGAGCTGGGGAAGTGGGCCCACGAGAATTTCAGCTGGGGGTGTGAGAGCATGAGCTTGGCTCTGTTTACCAGGGTGCTTAGATGGTCGGCGGATGAGGTGAGGATCTTTATGGCCTCGGTCAGAAAAGATTTGAGGGATAGGAGGTTGCACGCTTATTGGAATTTCTGGGTCGTGTATGGACGGAGGGGTTAG
- a CDS encoding hypothetical protein (EggNog:ENOG503NV1Q; COG:Q) yields MALTDHPAAALIARALEATGATAATVFVAVVALFVLPTIIQWYRLSHVPGPKLAAISKYWQVRESIKGTLPQVLKELNDKHGPLVRIGPNDLVTSDPDVLRKMMAVRSPYTRGPWYEAWRLNPTRDNLFSMRDEVGHTALRNKMVAGYSGKENLSMESTIETEIARLIDLIERKYISTPKDYRPMDFGEKAQYFTLDVISDLAFGEPLGYLEKDEDVYDYIKITTASIPAMLTLGSIPTLANIIQSRFLRWLLPKETDKIGFGAFIGVTNHAVAARFAPNAVPQQDMLGSFIRHGLNLEEAQGEAVLQIVAGSDTSASTIRAFMLNICTHPPVYQKLQQEIDEAVAKGIISSPIKDAEARQLPYLQAVIREAIRILPPAGGAFFKQVPPGGDVICGKFIPGGTQIGSSPLAIHHSKNTFGEDAETFRPERWLEADEDQLEKMKATADLVFHYGKWQCPGKTVALMEFNKIFVEVRAFSKVGPSKMARC; encoded by the exons ATGGCTCTCACCGACCACCCCGCAGCAGCGCTAATAGCACGCGCTCTCGAGGCCACTGGAGCAACTGCCGCGACTGTCTTTGTCGCTGTGGTGGCGCTGTTCGTCCtacccaccatcatccagTGGTACCGTCTCTCACATGTTCCCGGGCCCAAGTTGGCCGCCATCTCCAAGTACTGGCAAGTCCGCGAGTCTATCAAGGGCACGCTCCCTCAGGTGCTCAAAGAGCTCAACGACAAACACG GCCCGCTCGTGCGTATCGGGCCCAATGACCTCGTCACCAGTGACCCCGATGTGTTGCGCAAGATGATGGCCGTCAGGTCGCCTTACACCAGAGGACCGT GGTACGAAGCTTGGCGCTTGAATCCCACGAGAGACAATCTGTTTTCTATGCGCGATGAGGTCGGCCATACGGCCTTGCGCAACAAGATGGTTGCCGGT TACTCGGGCAAGGAAAATCTGTCCATGGAAAGTACCATCGAGACTGAGATTGCTCGTCTGATCGACCTCATTGAGAGAAAGTacatctccacccccaaagACTATCGCCCCATGGACTTTGGTGAAAAGGCCCAGTATTTTACTCTCGATGTCATCAGCGACCTGGCCTTTGGCGAGCCCCTGGGCTATCTCGAaaaggatgaggatgtttACGATTACATCAAGATCACCACGGCATCTATCCCGGCCATGTTGACCCTCGGAAGTATTCCTACACTGGCCAACATTATCCAGTCTCGCTTTCTTCGATGGCTGTTGCCCAAAGAGACCGACAAGATTGGCTTTGGTGCCTTTATCGGTGTGACCAACCATGCCGTGGCTGCTCGCTTCGCCCCGAATGCCGTCCCTCAGCAAGACATGCTTGGTTCTTTTATTCGGCACGGTTTGAACCTCGAAGAGGCCCAGGGCGAGGCCGTCTTGCAGATTGTGGCCGGGTCCGACACCTCTGCCTCCACCATCCGCGCTTTCATGCTCAACATTTGTACCCATCCACCGGTTTACCAGAAGCTCCAGCAAGAAATCGACGAGGCCGTTGCCAAGGGGATCATTTCCTCTCCCATCAAAGATGCCGAAGCGCGGCAGCTTCCTTACCTCCAGGCGGTCATCAGAGAGGCCATCCGTATTCTCCCTCctgctggtggtgccttTTTCAAGCAGGTCCCTCCTGGTGGCGATGTCATCTGCGGCAAGTTTATCCCTGGTGGAACCCAAATAGGGTCTTCCCCGCTTGCCATTCACCACAGCAAGAATACATTTGGTGAGGATGCCGAAACATTTAGGCCGGAAAGGTGGTTGGAAGCGGATGAGGATCAGTTGGAAAAAATGAAGGCTACCGCAGATCTGGTCTTTCATTATGGAAAATGGCAGTGTCCCGGCAAGACTGTGGCGCTGATGGAGTTCAACAAGATTTTTGTCGAGGTACGTGCTTTCTCAAAGGTTGGCCCATCCAAGATGGCCCGATGCTAA
- a CDS encoding hypothetical protein (EggNog:ENOG503NXWJ; COG:E) has translation MALLKSLLLTALSASTLIAASTSNIEDDSHRPIDLNNYVCEHPPYKVLMVSKSPLVIYIKDFITPPERAHLLNLTEKTFTRSGVTRGNSKSHLSVRTSQSTTAPRDAVVRCIESRALAFQGYDTPETHLEPLQLVKYGPSERYHFHTDWFTSSSHTQGLGGNRVSSFFAYVHVANDTMGGGTNFPRLDAPANDKWCQEGIVDCDEEWENGVTFRPVEGNAIYWENLLPDGRGDERTLHAGLPVLSGGKVGMNIWTRQEPLPEGIKGDDL, from the exons ATGGCTCTGCTCAAGTCGCTCCTACTGACAGCGCTCAGCGCATCTACTCTCATCGCCGCGAGTACATCGAACATTGAAGATGACAGCCACAGGCCCATTGATCTCAACAACTATGTCTGCGAACACCCGCCATACAAAGTGCTCATGGTTTCAAAGTCGCCATTGGTCATCTACATAAAAGACTTCATCACTCCGCCAGAACGTGCTCACCTGTTGAATCTGAC TGAAAAAACCTTCACCCGTTCCGGTGTGACGAGGGGCAACTCCAAAAGCCATCTCTCCGTCCGGACATCACAAAGCACCACTGCACCCCGCGATGCGGTAGTGAGATGCATTGAATCCCGAGCCCTCGCCTTCCAGGGCTACGACACACCCGAGACACACTTGGAACCCCTCCAGCTGGTCAAATACGGCCCATCAGAACGCTACCACTTTCACACCGACTGGTTCACATCCTCTTCCCATACCCAAGGTCTCGGAGGAAACAGGGTCAGCTCTTTCTTCGCCTATGTTCATGTCGCCAACGATACCATGGGTGGCGGAACCAACTTCCCAAGGTTAGACGCCCCTGCGAACGACAAGTGGTGCCAGGAGGGGATCGTAGACTGCgatgaggagtgggagaaCGGGGTGACGTTCCGGCCTGTTGAGGGCAATGCCATTTACTGGGAGAATCTGCTGCCGGATGGGCGGGGTGATGAGAGGACTCTCCATGCTGGGCTGCCTGTGCTTTCGGGAGGAAAGGTGGGAATGAATATTTGGACGAGACAAGAACCTTTACCTGAGGGAATAAAGGGTGATGATTTGTGA